Proteins from a single region of Bartonella sp. M0283:
- a CDS encoding acetolactate decarboxylase, which translates to MTKKITQFSGVNALMMGVFDGLFPISEIKKHGNFGLGCSEGLTGEAIIDCCHFWDAKGNRPLRIMDDTERMPFAQITTFAPEASFAISHVSKATLYGELSKYLKFDNVFLAIKLEGKFDHLKVRRPRELHQRFKNAVEVAEHQIVEDIKDIEGELIGFWTPEFFQNVSVAGFHVHFVDKNRTTGGHVIDFSIEKGTLSYETKYGLDIELSDKKAYLDHDLKVADMDKIIKQFEN; encoded by the coding sequence ATGACGAAAAAAATAACCCAATTTTCAGGCGTTAATGCTCTTATGATGGGAGTTTTTGATGGTTTATTTCCGATATCGGAAATTAAAAAACATGGAAATTTCGGTTTGGGATGTTCGGAAGGTTTGACCGGAGAAGCTATTATTGATTGTTGTCATTTTTGGGATGCCAAAGGTAACAGACCGTTACGAATAATGGATGACACAGAAAGAATGCCATTCGCGCAAATTACGACATTTGCACCCGAGGCGAGTTTTGCAATTTCACACGTTTCGAAAGCGACACTATATGGTGAACTTTCTAAATATCTGAAATTCGATAATGTGTTCCTTGCGATAAAATTGGAAGGCAAATTCGACCATTTGAAGGTGAGAAGACCGAGGGAGCTTCATCAGCGTTTTAAAAACGCCGTGGAAGTGGCTGAACACCAAATTGTTGAAGATATCAAAGACATTGAAGGGGAACTTATCGGGTTTTGGACGCCGGAATTTTTCCAGAATGTTTCGGTTGCCGGATTTCATGTTCATTTTGTTGATAAAAACCGGACAACGGGTGGCCATGTGATCGATTTTTCGATTGAAAAAGGTACTTTGTCATACGAAACCAAATACGGATTGGATATCGAACTATCCGATAAAAAGGCCTATCTCGATCATGATTTGAAAGTTGCCGATATGGATAAAATCATCAAGCAGTTTGAAAATTAA
- a CDS encoding DASS family sodium-coupled anion symporter — MQSLSKLNQKLSEYVPFRIIPGIICVLIYWALYMSPKPAGLTAEAWHFVAIFVAAILGIILKVMPLGVMSMITIAVVMLSKVTSPTSPKAVADALGSMDNALIWLIVISVIVSRGLIKTGLGARIGYYFIRLLGKRTIGIGYGLALCELLLAPFTPSNTARCGGIIHPIMRSIALAYDSVPQKGTQGKVGTYLALVNYHANPISSAMFITATAPNPLVVNYIAEATHQGFTLSWSTWALCMLVPGIVAMLLMPFVIYLISPPELKITPNAVTFAHDELQKLGKIKAPEIIMLLTFVIMLLLWAGLPAALFGPSFSVDPTAVAFVGLVILLLCGTLTWDDVLKEKSAWDTLIWFGALVMLAGQLNKLGVIAWFSDGLRFAIESSGMSWPAAMAVLILTFMYTHYVFASTTAHISAMMLAFLMVGVNLIPGDYINLFMLLMAAASAIMMCLTHYATGTSPIIFGSGYVTLGRWWGVGFVMSVVNLLVFAIIGGIWWKILGYW; from the coding sequence ATGCAATCCCTAAGCAAATTAAACCAGAAACTATCGGAATATGTACCTTTTCGTATTATTCCCGGTATTATTTGTGTGCTCATTTACTGGGCTTTATATATGTCGCCGAAGCCTGCCGGTTTGACTGCAGAAGCTTGGCATTTTGTAGCCATTTTTGTGGCAGCTATTCTTGGCATCATTCTTAAAGTTATGCCTCTTGGCGTCATGTCGATGATTACGATTGCCGTGGTCATGTTGTCCAAGGTGACATCACCAACCTCTCCGAAAGCTGTTGCCGATGCGCTGGGCTCAATGGACAATGCGCTAATCTGGCTCATTGTTATTTCGGTCATTGTTTCGCGCGGCCTGATTAAAACAGGTTTGGGTGCACGGATTGGCTATTATTTCATTCGTCTTCTCGGTAAACGAACCATCGGTATCGGATACGGACTCGCACTTTGCGAATTATTACTTGCTCCTTTTACCCCCAGCAACACAGCGCGCTGCGGTGGTATTATTCACCCGATCATGCGCTCGATTGCCCTTGCCTATGATTCTGTTCCCCAGAAAGGAACGCAAGGCAAAGTCGGCACTTATCTTGCACTGGTCAATTATCATGCAAATCCGATCAGCTCGGCCATGTTTATTACAGCGACAGCTCCGAATCCGCTGGTTGTCAATTATATTGCCGAAGCAACCCATCAAGGCTTTACCCTTTCGTGGAGTACCTGGGCACTGTGCATGTTGGTACCGGGCATTGTTGCCATGTTGCTTATGCCGTTTGTCATTTATCTCATCTCTCCGCCAGAACTGAAAATTACTCCGAATGCTGTCACTTTTGCCCATGATGAGTTGCAGAAACTGGGTAAGATCAAAGCGCCGGAAATTATTATGCTGCTCACATTCGTCATTATGCTTTTGTTGTGGGCAGGTCTTCCGGCAGCATTGTTCGGCCCGTCTTTTTCGGTTGATCCGACGGCAGTTGCATTCGTTGGTCTGGTCATTTTGTTGTTATGCGGAACACTAACCTGGGATGATGTGCTCAAGGAAAAAAGTGCTTGGGATACACTCATCTGGTTCGGAGCGCTGGTTATGCTTGCCGGACAGCTTAACAAACTTGGTGTTATTGCCTGGTTCTCTGACGGACTGCGCTTTGCTATTGAATCAAGCGGCATGAGCTGGCCTGCAGCGATGGCTGTATTGATCCTGACATTCATGTATACCCACTATGTATTTGCAAGTACGACAGCTCACATCAGTGCAATGATGCTGGCCTTCCTGATGGTTGGTGTTAACCTCATTCCCGGTGATTATATTAATCTGTTCATGTTGCTGATGGCTGCCGCCTCGGCAATCATGATGTGCTTGACCCACTATGCCACCGGTACATCACCGATTATTTTCGGTTCGGGTTACGTCACTCTTGGCCGCTGGTGGGGCGTGGGTTTTGTGATGAGTGTCGTCAATCTTCTGGTCTTCGCAATTATTGGCGGTATCTGGTGGAAAATATTGGGCTATTGGTAA
- a CDS encoding DJ-1/PfpI family protein, with protein sequence MTIKAGFFIFDEMQLLDFAAPFDEFCSIPEIEVSLIGETLKPITTTSGLSFQPDHDISTILPLDVLCIPGGDGVNRFLNNEPVLEFFRQEAIKTRFVTSVCTGSLILGASGLLKGLKATTHWSAMEFLPLFGAIPVEERVVVDGHIITAGGITAGMDFGLVIIAKLLGQETAKKTQLLMQYDPEPPFDCGTPGKAPKALVEQLQQENSTDERRKLIREWQTKQKS encoded by the coding sequence ATGACCATAAAAGCCGGATTTTTTATTTTTGATGAAATGCAACTCTTGGATTTTGCTGCACCTTTTGATGAATTTTGTTCAATCCCTGAAATAGAAGTTTCTCTCATCGGAGAAACCTTGAAGCCGATTACAACGACGAGCGGTTTATCCTTTCAACCAGATCATGATATCAGCACAATCCTTCCGCTTGATGTTCTGTGCATTCCCGGAGGAGATGGCGTCAACCGGTTTCTGAACAACGAACCGGTTCTTGAATTTTTCCGTCAAGAAGCAATTAAGACCCGCTTTGTCACATCGGTTTGTACCGGTTCGCTTATACTGGGTGCAAGCGGCCTTCTTAAAGGACTGAAAGCCACAACCCATTGGAGCGCCATGGAATTTCTACCACTTTTCGGAGCAATTCCTGTTGAAGAACGTGTCGTTGTCGATGGTCACATTATAACCGCCGGCGGGATTACTGCGGGTATGGATTTCGGCTTGGTCATTATCGCAAAACTGCTCGGCCAGGAAACGGCCAAAAAAACTCAATTGCTCATGCAATATGATCCTGAACCGCCATTTGATTGCGGAACACCTGGGAAAGCCCCGAAGGCACTGGTAGAGCAACTTCAACAGGAAAATAGTACTGACGAACGGAGAAAACTTATCCGTGAATGGCAAACAAAACAGAAATCCTGA
- a CDS encoding GlxA family transcriptional regulator, translating to MTKSPQFKPSKRYSIDFSATIAPKTIAIVCFDDAQLLDITGPMQVFSSANDLYASANDLYASANDLYEGDMKPYQLLTIAENDKIRTTSGLQLAVEPLSLAPDHFDTLIISGGRGINRFAANTKFLAWLDMMNRKTRRTASVCSGSLALAKLGLLDGKKAATHWSRIDEFRKDYPDVLWTNEAIFIRNGKIWTSAGITSGIDMALAMVEEDLGFDLAKSVARQLVVYLRRPGGQSQFSELLDFYCEDERFNLLNQWIMKNLSRPLSVAMLAEKCGMSERNFSRLYTRDTGSSPAKAIELFRLEAARQYLEQNWSIKKTARECGFGSEETLRRVFQRHLHVSPQNYRDRFSRLPDE from the coding sequence ATGACAAAGTCCCCACAATTTAAGCCAAGTAAGAGATATTCGATTGATTTTTCGGCAACCATTGCACCAAAAACGATTGCTATTGTCTGCTTTGATGATGCGCAATTGCTCGATATTACGGGGCCGATGCAGGTTTTTTCCAGCGCCAATGACCTTTATGCCAGCGCCAATGACCTTTATGCCAGTGCCAATGACCTTTATGAAGGTGATATGAAGCCTTACCAGCTTTTGACAATTGCCGAAAATGACAAAATCAGAACGACAAGCGGGCTACAATTGGCGGTTGAACCTTTGTCCTTGGCACCCGATCACTTTGATACGCTTATTATAAGCGGTGGTCGCGGCATCAACCGCTTTGCCGCAAACACGAAGTTCCTTGCGTGGCTTGATATGATGAACCGGAAAACGCGGCGCACAGCATCGGTCTGTAGCGGTTCTCTGGCATTGGCAAAGCTCGGGCTGCTTGACGGGAAAAAAGCAGCAACGCATTGGAGCAGGATAGACGAATTCCGGAAGGATTATCCGGATGTTTTATGGACAAACGAAGCAATTTTTATTCGCAACGGTAAAATCTGGACATCTGCCGGAATCACCTCCGGTATAGATATGGCTTTGGCAATGGTGGAAGAAGATTTGGGGTTCGATCTGGCAAAATCCGTTGCCCGTCAATTGGTTGTCTATCTTCGTCGTCCGGGTGGTCAAAGCCAGTTCAGTGAACTTCTCGATTTTTATTGCGAGGACGAACGATTCAATCTCCTCAATCAATGGATTATGAAAAATCTCTCCCGCCCCTTGTCGGTTGCAATGCTTGCCGAAAAATGTGGTATGAGCGAACGGAATTTTTCCCGCCTTTATACGCGTGATACCGGATCATCGCCGGCCAAAGCAATCGAGCTTTTCCGGCTTGAGGCTGCACGACAATATCTTGAACAGAACTGGTCGATAAAAAAGACAGCCCGTGAATGTGGCTTTGGGAGCGAAGAAACTTTAAGACGGGTTTTTCAACGTCACCTTCATGTTTCACCGCAAAATTATCGCGACCGGTTTTCAAGACTTCCGGACGAATAA
- the thiD gene encoding bifunctional hydroxymethylpyrimidine kinase/phosphomethylpyrimidine kinase, translating into MTSPVKKNGTVIPRILSIAGTDPSGGAGMHADIKTFSAMKTYAMSVVTAVVAQNTQGVRAFKAMDADFVADQIDAVFEDIKVDAVKIGMVANAAIAEVIADKLIHYGASNIVLDPVMVAKSGDLLLENDAIEIIRNVLVPMAAIITPNLPEAAVLLKTKPEWSLKEMRKCAPDILELKCRSVLLKGGHLKTPTSPDIFCDRHGVIELEAPRIATKNDHGTGCTISAAIAALLPTTPLVDSVRFAKRYLTGALAASNKLEVGHGHGPVHHFYELWQDGMIGD; encoded by the coding sequence ATGACGTCACCAGTTAAGAAAAACGGAACTGTGATTCCCCGCATTCTTTCAATTGCCGGAACCGACCCTTCCGGAGGCGCAGGAATGCATGCCGATATCAAAACTTTTTCGGCCATGAAAACTTATGCCATGAGTGTTGTTACAGCCGTTGTTGCACAAAATACGCAAGGTGTCCGGGCGTTCAAAGCCATGGATGCCGATTTCGTTGCTGACCAGATTGATGCTGTTTTCGAGGACATCAAAGTCGATGCGGTAAAAATAGGCATGGTAGCCAATGCCGCAATTGCCGAAGTTATTGCCGATAAGCTTATCCATTATGGCGCAAGCAATATTGTTCTTGATCCGGTCATGGTGGCCAAAAGCGGCGATTTATTGCTTGAAAACGATGCCATAGAAATTATTCGCAATGTGCTTGTTCCAATGGCTGCCATTATCACTCCCAATCTGCCGGAAGCTGCCGTGCTTCTCAAAACAAAACCGGAATGGTCACTCAAAGAAATGCGCAAATGCGCACCCGATATTCTTGAACTCAAATGCCGTTCTGTGCTCCTTAAAGGCGGGCATCTCAAAACCCCGACAAGCCCTGATATTTTTTGTGATCGGCACGGTGTTATCGAACTTGAAGCGCCACGCATTGCAACGAAAAATGATCATGGCACAGGGTGCACAATTTCGGCAGCCATTGCCGCTTTATTACCGACAACGCCACTTGTTGATTCGGTGCGTTTCGCCAAACGCTATCTGACCGGTGCACTTGCCGCTTCAAATAAACTCGAAGTCGGACACGGGCATGGGCCTGTTCACCATTTTTATGAATTATGGCAAGACGGGATGATCGGCGACTAA
- a CDS encoding gluconate 2-dehydrogenase subunit 3 family protein: MTRKNLNATNLSITRRGLLLGAAACAAAALSARHVMAQPQGPVPLQNYQRSFFNAEEWAFVMAATARIIPSDGKGPGALEARVPVFIDKQMADPWGQGDHWYRQAPFNRDAPRYTGYQAEPSPAQAYRIAIPKINEWCKAQYGAIFAELPAEKQDEALKRIEKDEVEIAELRSGDFFSFLLQNTKEGYFADPQYGGNYDMAAWVYIGFPGARASFLEWVEKDNVPYKLGPVSLSGQRA; encoded by the coding sequence ATGACACGAAAAAATTTGAACGCAACCAACCTGTCCATTACGCGGCGGGGCCTTCTCCTTGGGGCAGCAGCATGTGCAGCCGCCGCATTATCGGCCCGTCACGTTATGGCACAGCCACAAGGGCCAGTTCCTTTACAAAACTATCAGCGGTCTTTCTTTAACGCTGAAGAGTGGGCTTTTGTGATGGCCGCTACTGCCCGAATCATCCCTTCAGACGGGAAAGGACCCGGTGCTTTGGAAGCACGTGTTCCGGTTTTCATTGATAAGCAAATGGCTGATCCATGGGGGCAAGGGGACCACTGGTATAGGCAGGCACCTTTCAATCGTGATGCACCGCGTTACACAGGTTATCAGGCAGAACCTTCACCTGCCCAAGCCTATCGCATTGCTATTCCGAAGATCAATGAATGGTGCAAAGCCCAATATGGTGCGATTTTTGCCGAGCTTCCCGCTGAAAAACAGGATGAAGCTTTGAAACGTATCGAAAAGGATGAAGTCGAAATTGCTGAATTGCGTTCTGGCGATTTCTTCTCGTTCCTTTTGCAAAACACCAAGGAAGGTTATTTCGCCGATCCTCAATATGGTGGCAATTATGACATGGCTGCATGGGTCTACATCGGGTTCCCCGGTGCACGTGCAAGCTTCCTTGAATGGGTCGAAAAGGACAATGTTCCTTATAAACTCGGGCCCGTTTCACTCTCAGGTCAAAGGGCTTAA
- a CDS encoding GMC family oxidoreductase: MTQTMKKKDVVIIGLGWTGAISGIELAKEGLEIVALERGEDRDTVPSFAYPKPADELKYGVRLGTAVRPRDHTLTIRRGLDQVALPYRQLGSFLPGIGVGGAGIHWNGMTWRAQPEELRARSYIEETFGNIIPEDMTIQDWGVTYDELEKHFDMFEKVVGVSGTAGNLNGKIQEGGDPFEGPRKNPYPMPALPYTYNGRLFAAGAKKIGLHPFPCPSAIASEAYTNPYGMQMGPCNYCGFCERYGCLNYSKASPQVSVLAALKRYKNFEYRVKSEVLRIEKSKDGKTVTGVTYVNEKNEEIFQPADLVILGGFMINNVHLLLLSGLGQPYDPITGEGVIGRNYAYQTAIGGGTLFFKDKVFNPFVGTGCNGSYLDDYSFNQIDMAKEGFIGGSRISSGQTNGQPIRNMPLPAGTPAWGAEWKKAVGDWYGHAMSIGQHGSVMSYRDAYLDLDPTYKDKFGRPLMRMTFNWHNNEIKMSQFITDKINKIAEAIGPDEYRQKPAMKEGQQYDTRIYQTTHTVGGAIMGTDPKRSALNRYLQHWDYHNLFIPGANAFPQNIQHNPTGTLGALTYWMLENIKSDYLKNPRPLA; this comes from the coding sequence ATGACACAAACAATGAAGAAGAAAGACGTTGTCATCATCGGCCTCGGATGGACCGGCGCAATCAGTGGCATCGAACTTGCAAAAGAAGGTTTGGAAATTGTCGCACTCGAACGTGGTGAAGACCGCGATACAGTTCCGAGTTTTGCTTATCCGAAGCCTGCTGACGAATTGAAATACGGTGTCCGTCTCGGTACCGCTGTTCGGCCGCGCGATCATACGTTAACGATTCGTAGAGGCCTCGATCAGGTTGCTCTCCCCTATCGCCAATTGGGTTCTTTTCTGCCCGGCATCGGCGTTGGCGGAGCCGGTATCCACTGGAACGGCATGACATGGCGTGCACAGCCGGAAGAGCTCAGAGCCCGTTCCTATATCGAAGAAACTTTCGGCAATATTATTCCGGAAGATATGACAATTCAGGACTGGGGCGTTACCTATGACGAACTGGAAAAACATTTCGATATGTTTGAAAAGGTCGTAGGCGTTTCGGGTACTGCCGGCAATCTGAACGGTAAAATTCAGGAAGGTGGCGATCCTTTTGAAGGACCACGCAAGAACCCCTATCCTATGCCGGCTTTGCCCTATACCTATAATGGGCGGCTCTTTGCAGCAGGTGCAAAGAAGATTGGCCTCCATCCGTTCCCGTGTCCGTCAGCTATTGCTTCCGAGGCTTATACAAATCCTTACGGCATGCAAATGGGACCTTGTAACTATTGCGGTTTCTGCGAACGTTATGGCTGCCTCAATTATTCGAAAGCTTCACCACAAGTCAGCGTTCTGGCTGCCTTGAAGCGTTATAAGAATTTTGAATATCGGGTTAAGTCGGAAGTCTTGCGTATTGAAAAATCCAAAGACGGCAAGACTGTAACCGGTGTTACCTATGTCAACGAAAAGAATGAAGAAATCTTCCAGCCGGCAGATCTCGTTATTCTTGGCGGTTTCATGATCAACAACGTTCACCTGTTGTTGCTTTCCGGTCTTGGTCAACCCTATGATCCGATCACCGGTGAAGGTGTTATCGGCCGGAACTATGCCTACCAGACTGCTATTGGCGGTGGCACATTGTTCTTCAAGGACAAAGTGTTCAATCCATTTGTCGGTACCGGTTGTAACGGTTCTTATCTTGACGATTACAGCTTCAACCAGATCGATATGGCAAAAGAAGGCTTTATCGGTGGCAGCCGTATTTCATCAGGCCAAACCAACGGCCAGCCAATTCGCAATATGCCGTTGCCTGCTGGCACACCGGCATGGGGTGCGGAATGGAAGAAGGCGGTTGGCGATTGGTATGGACATGCGATGTCAATCGGCCAGCACGGTTCGGTTATGTCCTATCGTGATGCCTATCTTGATCTTGACCCGACTTATAAAGATAAATTCGGCCGTCCGTTGATGCGTATGACGTTCAACTGGCACAATAATGAAATCAAAATGTCGCAATTCATCACAGACAAGATCAACAAGATTGCCGAGGCAATCGGTCCTGATGAATATCGTCAGAAACCGGCGATGAAAGAGGGCCAGCAATATGATACCCGCATTTATCAAACAACCCACACTGTGGGTGGTGCGATTATGGGTACAGACCCCAAACGTTCGGCATTGAACCGTTATCTCCAACACTGGGATTACCACAATCTGTTTATTCCGGGTGCCAATGCATTCCCGCAGAACATCCAGCATAATCCTACAGGAACGCTCGGCGCTTTGACCTATTGGATGCTTGAAAATATCAAATCCGATTACCTCAAAAACCCGCGGCCTTTGGCATAG
- a CDS encoding cytochrome c — protein MKRLVQIIIGLVILAIIVILAIMFVPIKRTGPTEALSPDFKPEQGRGEYLARMADCAACHTAPGGQPYAGGREVKSPFGIIYSSNITPDENGIKNMTLDQFRDALRDGIGKNGELLYPAMPYENYRKISEPDIVALYDYFMHGVKPVSAKVKETNLSFPFNQRWGIRLWNFFAISGKGGFEPRFNDAKLDRGAYLVESLGHCGACHTPRDFMFRQSGTNSDNNKFLTGETIDGFYGPNLRSPNSSVANWTADDLKDYLQTGRNSHSAVVGPMKLVVEESMQFATEDDLDSIVAYLKHVALQGDASKQVRDPKKTTDMLTEAKPDMALGARLYMDNCNACHFVNGKGAKGVFPELDGAKIVNAKDASGLLRVIVNGSRMPSTEKRPADLAMPGFGWRMNDDEVAALANFLRSSWTNDAPAVTAADVAKVRTK, from the coding sequence ATGAAACGTTTAGTACAAATTATTATTGGATTGGTAATCCTTGCAATTATTGTCATTCTGGCAATCATGTTTGTGCCAATCAAACGAACCGGCCCGACAGAAGCTCTTTCTCCGGACTTCAAACCGGAACAGGGACGGGGCGAATATCTTGCCAGAATGGCTGATTGTGCAGCCTGCCATACTGCGCCCGGTGGCCAACCTTATGCGGGTGGTCGTGAAGTCAAAAGTCCGTTCGGTATTATCTATTCATCCAACATCACACCGGATGAAAACGGTATAAAGAATATGACACTTGACCAATTCCGTGATGCTTTGCGTGACGGTATTGGCAAGAATGGCGAGCTTCTTTATCCGGCAATGCCTTATGAAAACTATCGCAAGATCAGCGAGCCCGACATTGTTGCGCTTTATGATTATTTCATGCATGGCGTAAAACCGGTTAGTGCCAAAGTTAAAGAAACCAATCTGTCATTTCCGTTCAACCAGCGTTGGGGAATCCGTCTTTGGAACTTCTTTGCAATTTCCGGCAAAGGTGGTTTCGAGCCACGTTTCAACGATGCGAAACTTGATCGCGGTGCCTATCTTGTCGAAAGCTTGGGTCACTGTGGTGCTTGCCATACACCGCGTGATTTCATGTTCCGTCAATCGGGAACAAATAGCGATAACAACAAATTCCTGACCGGTGAAACAATTGACGGTTTCTATGGGCCGAATTTGCGCAGCCCGAATTCATCCGTTGCAAATTGGACGGCAGATGATTTGAAGGACTATTTGCAGACAGGTCGTAACAGTCATTCGGCTGTTGTCGGTCCGATGAAGCTCGTTGTCGAAGAATCAATGCAATTTGCAACCGAAGACGATCTTGATTCAATTGTTGCATATCTCAAACATGTTGCTCTTCAAGGTGACGCATCAAAACAGGTACGTGATCCGAAGAAGACAACAGATATGTTGACTGAAGCAAAACCGGATATGGCACTTGGTGCCCGCCTTTACATGGATAACTGCAATGCTTGTCACTTTGTAAACGGCAAAGGTGCGAAAGGCGTCTTCCCGGAGCTTGACGGTGCAAAAATCGTCAATGCAAAGGATGCAAGCGGATTGCTACGCGTTATCGTTAACGGTTCGCGTATGCCGTCGACCGAAAAACGCCCTGCAGATCTTGCAATGCCGGGCTTCGGCTGGCGTATGAATGACGACGAAGTTGCAGCACTTGCCAATTTCTTGCGTTCGAGCTGGACCAATGATGCTCCGGCAGTCACTGCCGCAGATGTCGCCAAGGTTCGCACAAAATAA
- a CDS encoding 1-acyl-sn-glycerol-3-phosphate acyltransferase, whose product MVLAIRSILFTAAFYLTTFVQMILYSPFYFFLPRKKAWIVPKTWARVNLFLQKHIAGTDFEIEGLENLPKGAYIIAPKHQSAWETFGLVPFLDDPSLIMKRELTWIPIFGWYMLKTGIIPIDRGSPLKAMKAVLNGAKEKAAEGRQILIFPEGTRRQPGAEPAYKPGIVAIYNELGLPVVPIAHNAGLYWPRGNFRRYPGKIRVRVLPPIEANLNKREFLPRLIKDTESACDELLVKAALDPNPPAMPPTAVKRLKELGIDWTGPTRN is encoded by the coding sequence ATGGTTCTTGCAATCCGGTCAATCCTGTTTACGGCAGCGTTCTATCTGACAACCTTTGTCCAGATGATTCTTTATTCGCCGTTCTATTTTTTCCTTCCGCGCAAAAAAGCATGGATTGTTCCCAAAACATGGGCGCGAGTGAATTTATTTCTGCAAAAACATATTGCCGGAACGGATTTTGAAATCGAAGGGCTCGAGAACCTGCCAAAGGGTGCCTATATCATAGCGCCCAAACATCAATCGGCATGGGAAACGTTCGGCCTTGTTCCATTTCTTGACGACCCCTCGCTCATTATGAAGCGCGAATTGACATGGATACCGATTTTTGGCTGGTATATGTTGAAAACCGGTATTATTCCCATTGACCGCGGTTCACCTTTGAAAGCCATGAAGGCGGTTCTAAACGGTGCCAAAGAAAAAGCGGCAGAAGGTCGCCAGATTCTGATTTTTCCGGAAGGTACGCGCCGTCAACCGGGAGCAGAACCCGCTTATAAACCGGGTATTGTTGCCATTTATAATGAACTCGGTTTGCCGGTTGTGCCTATTGCCCACAATGCCGGGCTCTATTGGCCACGCGGCAATTTCCGCCGTTATCCGGGTAAAATTCGTGTCCGCGTGTTGCCACCTATTGAAGCGAACTTGAATAAACGCGAATTTTTACCACGTTTGATAAAAGATACTGAAAGTGCTTGTGACGAACTGCTCGTTAAAGCCGCGCTTGATCCGAATCCTCCGGCTATGCCACCGACAGCAGTCAAAAGACTGAAAGAGTTGGGCATTGACTGGACAGGGCCAACCCGTAACTAG